In Sphingomonas sp. PAMC26645, one DNA window encodes the following:
- a CDS encoding 2Fe-2S iron-sulfur cluster-binding protein, with amino-acid sequence MADLIVTTREGKTRTLAATAGLSVMEVIREGGVDELLALCGGSLSCGTCHIIVDPAQIGQLPQVTDDEEALLDELDGRTVTSRLSCQIPFRETMNGLRVTIPI; translated from the coding sequence ATGGCCGATCTGATTGTAACGACGCGCGAAGGAAAGACCCGAACGTTGGCGGCCACCGCCGGACTATCCGTAATGGAAGTTATTCGCGAGGGCGGCGTTGACGAACTGCTTGCGCTCTGCGGCGGCAGTTTGTCGTGTGGCACCTGTCACATCATCGTCGATCCGGCACAAATAGGGCAATTGCCCCAGGTAACTGATGATGAAGAAGCTCTTCTGGACGAGCTAGATGGCCGCACAGTAACCTCCCGATTGTCTTGCCAGATACCCTTCCGCGAAACAATGAACGGACTCCGTGTGACAATCCCAATCTGA
- a CDS encoding helix-turn-helix transcriptional regulator gives MSSVIHLEDCASPTVRLFGRRLKDRRRDLGMTQGAICERTGISVPYISSVERAQANPTLETIEKLAGAVGLEPWVMIRPSETASDR, from the coding sequence ATGTCGAGCGTCATCCACTTAGAGGACTGTGCCTCACCTACTGTCCGGTTGTTTGGGCGGCGGCTTAAAGACCGTCGTCGCGATCTTGGTATGACGCAGGGCGCCATATGTGAGCGGACCGGTATCTCGGTTCCTTACATTTCGTCGGTTGAGAGGGCGCAAGCGAACCCAACACTGGAAACGATTGAGAAGTTGGCCGGAGCGGTTGGGTTAGAGCCTTGGGTTATGATTAGACCGAGTGAAACAGCTTCAGATCGATGA
- a CDS encoding site-specific integrase, whose protein sequence is MQRHEILGGKVQIYRRAEGGSWHCSASVGNKQRRSSTRTDSLSLAKQVAEDWYLGLRGKLHAGVLKREKTFKEAASQFTREYEVITEGQRSVRWTQGHAIRLRIHLVPFFGDMGLSEITAGRVQEYRVHRMSSRGVANPHSLSNRPVTDKAPAWKTIHNEIVTLRQVLHTAVRHGWLSHVPDISSPYRASSKVEHRPWFSPAEYKQLYKATGAYAKEPFHEHYRWNAEQVHDYVLFMANTGLRPDEASNLEHRDVEIVVDDETGQRILEIEVRGKRGVGFCKSMPNAVRPYERLLGRPKPVQGETRRQRRRRELEGITEAPKTPVAELPKPTDKVFPGNHVKLFNGILDKAGLKFDRDGKARTAYSLRHTYVCLRLMEGADVYAVARNCRTSVEMIQKHYAAHIKNMISAASVNVRRAKPASRRKPQPVLFEDDEQS, encoded by the coding sequence ATGCAGCGGCACGAAATCCTAGGCGGAAAAGTCCAGATCTACAGGCGCGCGGAGGGCGGAAGCTGGCATTGCTCCGCCTCCGTCGGCAACAAGCAGCGCCGCTCGAGCACCAGGACGGACAGTCTGTCGCTGGCCAAGCAGGTCGCGGAGGACTGGTATCTCGGCTTGCGCGGCAAGCTCCATGCTGGCGTCCTGAAAAGGGAGAAGACCTTCAAGGAAGCGGCCTCGCAATTCACCCGCGAGTATGAGGTGATCACCGAGGGTCAGCGTAGCGTGCGCTGGACCCAGGGTCATGCCATCCGCTTGCGGATCCACTTGGTCCCGTTCTTTGGCGACATGGGGCTCTCGGAGATCACCGCGGGCAGAGTGCAGGAGTATCGCGTGCATCGCATGTCGTCACGCGGCGTGGCCAACCCGCACTCGCTCAGCAACCGGCCGGTGACCGACAAGGCACCGGCCTGGAAGACCATCCACAACGAGATCGTGACGCTCCGGCAGGTGCTGCATACCGCGGTTCGTCATGGCTGGCTTTCGCACGTACCGGATATATCCAGTCCGTATCGCGCCTCCAGCAAGGTCGAGCATCGGCCCTGGTTCAGCCCGGCCGAATACAAGCAGCTCTACAAGGCGACCGGCGCCTACGCGAAGGAGCCTTTCCACGAGCACTATCGCTGGAACGCCGAACAGGTGCACGACTATGTGCTATTCATGGCGAATACCGGCCTGCGCCCGGACGAGGCTTCCAATCTCGAACACCGCGATGTCGAGATCGTCGTCGACGACGAAACCGGTCAGCGCATTCTCGAGATCGAAGTTCGGGGTAAGCGCGGCGTCGGCTTCTGCAAGAGCATGCCGAACGCAGTTCGTCCCTATGAGCGCCTGCTAGGCCGTCCCAAGCCGGTTCAGGGCGAAACCCGCCGGCAGCGCAGGCGGCGAGAGCTGGAAGGTATTACGGAAGCGCCGAAGACGCCCGTGGCTGAACTGCCCAAGCCTACCGACAAGGTGTTCCCTGGCAATCACGTGAAACTCTTTAACGGCATCCTCGACAAGGCCGGTCTCAAGTTCGATCGCGATGGCAAGGCGCGCACCGCCTATTCGCTTCGCCATACCTATGTCTGTCTCCGCCTGATGGAAGGCGCGGACGTGTACGCTGTCGCCCGGAATTGCCGCACCAGCGTCGAGATGATCCAGAAGCATTATGCTGCTCACATCAAGAACATGATTAGCGCAGCGTCCGTCAACGTGCGGCGCGCGAAGCCTGCCTCCCGGCGCAAGCCGCAGCCGGTCCTGTTTGAAGACGACGAACAGAGCTGA